One segment of Nostoc piscinale CENA21 DNA contains the following:
- the pcrA gene encoding DNA helicase PcrA — protein sequence MTTTIDFLSHLNPSQRQAVEHYCGPLLVVAGAGSGKTRALTYRIANLILKHRVNPENILAVTFTNKAAREMKERIQKLFAEQLAMTQHGTRFELLPEHEQTKLRSQVYRTTIKDLWCGTFHSLFSRILRFDIEKYQDEKGRKWNRNFSIFDESDAQSLVKEIVTKQLNLDDKKFEPRSVRYAISNAKNQGLSPQDFEKEQPNYRGRVIAQVYSSYQDKLAENNALDFDDLILVPTKLFQQNEQVLGYWHRKFCHILVDEYQDTNRTQYDLIRLLVTNGEDRKSEWNWQNRSVFVVGDADQSIYSFRMADFTILLEFQNDFGDGLPDEDTRTMVKLEENYRSCENILQAANELIENNTQRIDKVLKPTRGSGEQIYCHKADDELAEADFVIRQIRTLEHQHPELNWGSFAILYRTNAQSRPFEELLVRNQIPYTVVGGMKFYDRKEIKDVLAYLRAIANPADTVSLLRVINTPRRGIGKATIDNLINASQQLGLNLWEILSDETSVNTLAGRSAKAVNNFAQMISRYQEQVATVPVSEIVMGLLEESGYVQDLQSQGTDEAEDRIQNVQELYNAVLQFQEENEDVSLTAFLQSTALSSDLDNLKDGQTAVSLMTLHASKGLEFPVVFLVGLEQGLFPNYRSMNDPAALEEERRLCYVGITRAQERLHLSFARERRLYGSREPALRSQFLDELPPELLTSQSKIRQNYSRTAATNNGQQEGSHNWQVGDKVLHKTFGIGEITHVFGSGNKISVAIKFASLGQKIIDPKVAQLQKVS from the coding sequence ATGACTACAACTATTGACTTTCTCAGTCACCTCAACCCTAGCCAACGTCAAGCCGTAGAACACTATTGTGGCCCGTTGTTAGTTGTGGCTGGCGCTGGTTCCGGTAAAACACGCGCCTTAACTTATCGCATCGCTAACTTGATTCTCAAACACCGTGTGAACCCTGAAAATATCTTGGCGGTGACTTTCACCAACAAAGCCGCACGGGAAATGAAGGAACGCATTCAAAAGCTGTTTGCTGAACAATTGGCAATGACGCAACATGGTACGAGGTTTGAGTTATTACCAGAACACGAACAGACAAAGTTGCGATCGCAAGTTTATCGCACAACTATCAAAGATTTGTGGTGTGGCACTTTCCACAGTTTATTTTCACGCATTCTCCGGTTTGATATCGAGAAATATCAAGATGAAAAGGGGCGCAAATGGAATCGGAATTTTTCAATTTTTGATGAATCTGATGCCCAATCTTTAGTTAAAGAAATCGTCACCAAACAGTTAAACCTCGACGATAAAAAGTTTGAACCGCGTTCTGTTCGCTACGCCATCAGTAACGCCAAAAATCAAGGCTTATCACCCCAAGACTTTGAAAAAGAACAACCAAATTATCGCGGACGAGTTATTGCTCAAGTCTATAGTTCATATCAAGATAAACTAGCAGAAAATAATGCTCTGGATTTTGATGACTTAATTCTTGTCCCGACAAAATTATTTCAACAAAACGAGCAAGTCTTAGGTTATTGGCATCGCAAATTCTGTCATATTTTAGTTGATGAATATCAAGATACCAACCGCACACAATATGATTTGATTCGGTTGTTAGTCACTAATGGCGAAGATAGAAAAAGTGAATGGAATTGGCAGAATCGCTCAGTATTTGTAGTTGGTGATGCTGACCAATCAATTTATAGTTTCCGCATGGCAGACTTTACCATTTTGCTGGAATTTCAAAATGATTTCGGCGACGGTTTGCCAGATGAAGATACTCGCACAATGGTGAAGTTAGAAGAGAACTATCGCTCTTGTGAGAATATTTTGCAAGCTGCCAATGAATTAATTGAAAATAACACCCAACGAATTGATAAAGTCCTCAAACCAACGCGGGGAAGTGGCGAACAAATTTATTGCCACAAAGCTGATGATGAACTGGCTGAAGCAGATTTTGTAATTCGACAAATCCGCACTTTAGAACATCAACATCCCGAATTAAATTGGGGTAGTTTTGCGATTCTTTATCGCACTAACGCCCAATCTCGCCCTTTTGAAGAATTGTTAGTCAGGAATCAAATTCCTTATACAGTTGTAGGGGGGATGAAATTTTATGACCGCAAAGAAATCAAAGATGTGTTGGCTTATTTAAGAGCGATCGCTAACCCGGCTGATACAGTGAGTTTATTGCGGGTAATTAATACTCCCCGGCGCGGAATCGGTAAAGCCACTATTGATAATTTAATTAACGCCTCCCAACAATTAGGGCTTAACTTGTGGGAAATTCTCAGCGATGAAACATCTGTAAATACATTAGCAGGACGTTCAGCAAAAGCGGTGAATAATTTCGCCCAAATGATTAGCCGCTATCAAGAACAAGTCGCAACGGTTCCAGTTTCGGAAATTGTTATGGGTTTGTTAGAAGAATCTGGTTATGTCCAAGACTTGCAAAGCCAAGGTACAGATGAAGCAGAAGACAGAATCCAAAACGTTCAGGAACTTTATAACGCCGTCTTGCAATTTCAAGAAGAAAATGAGGATGTTTCGTTAACAGCCTTTTTGCAAAGTACCGCCTTAAGTTCTGATTTAGATAATTTAAAAGACGGACAAACGGCCGTTTCTTTAATGACTCTGCACGCTTCCAAAGGATTGGAGTTTCCCGTAGTCTTTTTAGTGGGGTTAGAACAAGGGTTATTTCCTAACTACCGTTCCATGAACGACCCCGCAGCTTTAGAAGAAGAACGCCGCTTGTGTTATGTAGGCATTACCCGCGCCCAAGAACGGTTACATTTATCCTTCGCCCGCGAACGCCGTTTATATGGTTCACGGGAACCCGCATTGCGATCGCAATTTCTGGACGAATTACCCCCAGAATTATTAACGAGTCAAAGTAAAATTCGTCAAAATTATTCTCGAACTGCTGCCACAAATAACGGACAGCAAGAAGGATCTCACAATTGGCAAGTAGGAGATAAAGTTTTACATAAAACTTTTGGAATTGGAGAAATAACTCACGTTTTCGGTTCAGGAAATAAAATATCTGTAGCGATTAAATTTGCTAGTTTAGGGCAGAAAATTATTGACCCCAAAGTAGCACAGTTGCAAAAAGTTAGTTAG
- a CDS encoding AEC family transporter, translating into MAHLLELYVKLAGLILIGFFLGRKLPAAVPQRLGQFLFWVGVPLSIVAFLRQADLSAQIWIAPAIAHLAILLGAFLAWLTIKGQAYLTNTTFQHPTQGSFILAAMVGNTGYIGFPVTLAMVGQDYFAWALFYDLLGSLFGAYGLGVALASRFGYGGTNYWQMTQAISINPALWSFGLGLWFRQISISPTAEFYLEKSGWSAVALSLVLIGMRLSLLTSWQRFPQAAISLAIKMLLVPLLLGSTLSLFGVTGSAAKVIVIQMAMPPAFATMVLAETFNLDRDLAVTSLALGVMLLLVTLPVWLWLF; encoded by the coding sequence TTGGCACACCTCCTAGAACTATATGTCAAACTGGCAGGCTTAATCTTAATCGGATTTTTCCTGGGACGGAAACTGCCTGCCGCAGTTCCACAGCGTTTGGGTCAGTTTCTTTTTTGGGTGGGAGTACCTTTAAGTATTGTTGCTTTTTTGCGTCAAGCTGACCTATCAGCACAGATTTGGATTGCACCTGCGATCGCCCATTTAGCGATTTTATTGGGCGCATTTTTGGCTTGGTTAACTATCAAAGGACAAGCGTATCTTACAAACACAACTTTTCAACACCCAACTCAGGGAAGTTTTATCTTAGCGGCAATGGTCGGCAATACAGGTTATATCGGCTTCCCTGTAACTTTAGCAATGGTCGGCCAAGATTATTTTGCCTGGGCTTTATTTTACGATTTATTGGGGTCACTGTTTGGTGCTTATGGTTTGGGAGTAGCCCTAGCATCTCGTTTTGGCTATGGTGGCACAAACTACTGGCAAATGACTCAGGCCATCTCGATTAACCCAGCTTTGTGGAGTTTTGGCTTGGGTTTGTGGTTTCGCCAAATTAGTATTTCTCCGACGGCAGAATTTTATCTCGAAAAATCGGGTTGGAGTGCTGTCGCTTTATCTTTAGTATTAATTGGAATGCGCCTTTCGCTGTTGACTTCTTGGCAAAGGTTTCCTCAAGCCGCCATCAGTTTGGCAATCAAAATGCTTTTAGTTCCCCTGCTTCTCGGCAGTACCTTATCTTTGTTTGGCGTGACTGGTTCCGCCGCTAAGGTAATTGTTATACAAATGGCTATGCCGCCAGCATTTGCAACAATGGTGCTGGCTGAAACTTTCAATCTTGACCGCGACCTCGCTGTGACTTCCCTGGCGTTGGGAGTGATGCTGTTGTTGGTGACTTTGCCTGTGTGGTTGTGGTTGTTTTGA
- the glgA gene encoding glycogen synthase GlgA, translating into MYIVQIASECAPVIKAGGLGDVVYGLSRELEGRGNCVEIILPMYDCMRYDHIWGLHDAYKDLWVPWYGAAVHCSVYCGWVHGRLCFFIQPHSEDNFFNRGCYYGCDDDNMRFAFFSKAALEFLNQSNKRPDIIHCHDWQTGLIPVLLAEIYKYNGMEYQRACYTIHNFKHQGIGGEETLVATGLNRAAYYFQYDKLRDNFNPFALNYMKGGIVYANAVTTVSPNHAEEARYTEVGCGLGHTLHLHQDKFSGVLNGIDYDFWNPEVDRYIPNNYTYEDFEQKIYNKKALRERLLLDAADKPIIAYIGRLDNQKGVHLVHHAIYHALNKGAQFVLLGSATEAGINAHFRHEKEFLNSHPDVHLELGFNEELSHLIYAGADMIVVPSNYEPCGLTQMIGLKYGTVPIVRGVGGLVNTVFDRDYDQNLPPEKRNGYVFYQTDNYALESAMNRAIDLWHQSPDEFQQLAIQGMKYDYSWNIPGADYLKIYEWIRHPW; encoded by the coding sequence ATGTACATAGTACAGATTGCCTCGGAATGCGCTCCTGTAATTAAAGCAGGCGGTTTAGGGGATGTTGTCTACGGACTGAGTAGGGAATTAGAGGGCAGGGGAAATTGCGTTGAGATCATTCTGCCCATGTATGATTGTATGCGCTACGACCATATTTGGGGTCTGCATGATGCCTACAAAGATTTGTGGGTACCCTGGTATGGCGCAGCAGTTCACTGTTCTGTGTACTGCGGTTGGGTACATGGTAGGCTGTGCTTCTTTATTCAACCCCACTCCGAAGATAATTTCTTTAATCGCGGCTGTTATTACGGTTGCGATGATGACAATATGCGCTTTGCCTTCTTTAGCAAAGCCGCTTTAGAATTTCTCAATCAAAGTAACAAGCGACCTGATATTATCCATTGCCATGATTGGCAAACAGGCTTAATTCCTGTTTTACTCGCTGAGATTTACAAATACAATGGTATGGAATATCAGCGAGCTTGCTACACCATCCATAACTTTAAGCATCAGGGAATAGGTGGGGAAGAAACGCTGGTGGCTACAGGTTTAAATAGAGCAGCTTACTATTTCCAATACGATAAACTACGCGACAACTTCAACCCCTTTGCCTTGAATTATATGAAAGGGGGTATTGTTTACGCCAATGCAGTCACCACAGTTTCACCCAACCACGCAGAAGAAGCGCGTTATACAGAAGTTGGTTGTGGTTTAGGTCATACACTGCATTTACATCAAGATAAATTCAGTGGGGTGCTTAACGGTATAGATTACGATTTTTGGAATCCTGAAGTTGACCGTTACATTCCCAATAACTATACCTACGAAGATTTTGAACAAAAAATATATAACAAAAAGGCTTTGCGAGAAAGGCTCTTGCTTGATGCCGCCGATAAACCAATCATTGCTTATATTGGTCGGTTAGATAATCAAAAAGGTGTGCATTTAGTACATCATGCGATTTATCACGCACTCAATAAAGGCGCACAATTTGTATTACTAGGTTCAGCTACAGAAGCAGGAATTAATGCTCATTTCCGCCATGAAAAAGAATTTTTAAATAGTCACCCCGATGTGCATTTAGAATTGGGATTCAATGAAGAATTATCCCACCTCATCTATGCAGGGGCAGATATGATTGTGGTTCCCAGCAATTATGAACCCTGCGGTTTAACTCAGATGATTGGTTTAAAATACGGTACAGTGCCGATTGTGCGGGGTGTTGGTGGTTTAGTAAATACAGTATTTGATAGAGATTACGACCAAAATCTGCCACCTGAAAAACGCAATGGTTATGTATTTTATCAAACAGATAATTATGCCCTAGAATCGGCAATGAATCGGGCAATTGATTTGTGGCATCAGTCTCCTGATGAGTTCCAACAACTAGCTATTCAGGGGATGAAATACGACTACTCATGGAACATTCCAGGAGCAGACTACTTAAAAATTTACGAGTGGATTAGGCATCCTTGGTAA
- a CDS encoding HAD-IB family phosphatase — MKRIVFCDFDGTITVEETFVAVLKKFAPEVAAQFLPEMYVQRVTLREGVKKILESIPSYQYGKIVEFTRSQSIRKGFVELLNFLDSQNVPLVVVSGGLRGMVEVVLGEIAQRITAIHAVDIDTSGAYFKVNSDYEGGTELVAKVQVMAKYPADETIAIGDSLTDLNMGLQASIVFARDRLAYYLDQHQKPYIPWNTFSDVQEYLQQLWKL, encoded by the coding sequence GTGAAGCGGATTGTTTTTTGTGATTTTGATGGGACAATCACAGTAGAAGAAACCTTTGTGGCGGTGCTAAAAAAGTTTGCGCCGGAAGTGGCGGCACAATTTTTGCCAGAAATGTATGTACAGAGAGTAACACTGCGGGAGGGAGTCAAGAAAATTTTAGAATCAATTCCATCTTACCAGTATGGAAAAATTGTAGAATTTACGCGATCGCAATCCATACGTAAAGGATTTGTCGAACTGCTAAATTTTCTTGATTCCCAAAATGTCCCTTTGGTTGTGGTATCTGGTGGACTGCGAGGAATGGTAGAAGTAGTTTTAGGTGAGATAGCCCAAAGAATAACCGCAATTCACGCCGTTGATATAGATACTAGTGGTGCTTACTTCAAAGTCAACTCTGATTATGAAGGCGGTACAGAATTAGTAGCCAAAGTGCAAGTCATGGCAAAGTATCCCGCTGATGAGACAATCGCCATAGGTGACTCGCTCACAGATTTAAATATGGGCTTACAAGCTTCGATTGTATTTGCCCGCGATCGCCTAGCATATTACTTAGACCAACATCAAAAACCGTATATTCCCTGGAATACTTTCTCGGATGTTCAGGAATATCTACAGCAATTGTGGAAACTGTGA
- a CDS encoding phosphoribosyltransferase, with translation MPDLYVSWSEYHYKIEQLAVQVYQSGWQFNQIVCLARGGLRVGDIISRIYQQPLAILATSSYSGPGKQERGNLTFSHHLTMTTKKLGSHILLIDDLVDSGITLQQTIPWLRENVDSSIAEIRSAVIWYKACSVIKPDYYVDYLPDNPWIHQPFEHYEHTSPADLATKLSQLC, from the coding sequence ATGCCAGACCTTTACGTTTCTTGGTCAGAATATCACTATAAAATCGAACAACTGGCGGTTCAGGTATATCAATCTGGTTGGCAATTCAACCAAATTGTCTGTCTAGCCAGAGGCGGACTGCGAGTTGGAGATATTATTTCTCGGATTTATCAACAGCCATTAGCAATTTTAGCGACATCATCTTATAGCGGCCCCGGTAAACAAGAGCGAGGTAATCTCACTTTTTCCCATCATTTGACCATGACCACAAAAAAGTTAGGTTCCCATATTCTGTTAATTGACGACTTGGTAGACTCTGGCATTACCCTTCAACAAACAATTCCGTGGTTACGGGAAAATGTCGATTCCTCAATTGCGGAAATTCGCAGCGCCGTCATTTGGTATAAAGCCTGTTCAGTGATTAAACCGGATTATTACGTCGATTACTTACCTGACAATCCTTGGATTCACCAACCCTTTGAACATTACGAACATACCAGTCCTGCCGATTTGGCAACAAAGTTAAGTCAACTCTGCTGA
- a CDS encoding M15 family metallopeptidase, with protein MNKAGFSGKPPNSSGDSGDDIPVALRDTPDVASKTPLQPLVLLIGGVAGFILLAVVSGFFFSLTTPKKITDSSSSPADSSTTTTPGAANSANPQDNNVVLGHLAYSEAPESELVPITADRRIRMRKGAAEKFRAMTQTARSAGVILVPISGFRSVKEQEQLFFEVGAQRNQTPAQRAALSAPPGHSEHHTGYAADIGDGAAPATNLQANFDQTKAFAWLQANAARFGFELSFPQDNIQGVSYEPWHWRFVGDRQSLETFYKARNLKPAKASP; from the coding sequence TTGAATAAAGCTGGGTTTTCGGGAAAACCCCCAAACTCGTCCGGTGATTCTGGTGATGACATTCCAGTGGCTTTACGCGATACTCCTGATGTCGCATCCAAGACACCCTTACAACCTTTAGTTCTGCTCATTGGGGGAGTCGCGGGATTTATCCTGCTGGCTGTAGTTAGTGGTTTTTTCTTTTCTCTCACTACACCGAAAAAAATCACCGATTCTTCATCTTCACCAGCAGATTCCTCGACTACAACAACTCCAGGCGCAGCTAATTCAGCAAATCCCCAAGATAATAATGTAGTATTGGGACATTTAGCATACTCAGAAGCACCAGAGTCAGAGTTAGTGCCAATTACTGCTGATCGCCGCATCCGAATGCGAAAAGGCGCGGCCGAAAAGTTTCGCGCCATGACCCAAACCGCCCGGAGTGCGGGTGTAATTTTAGTGCCAATTTCTGGCTTTCGTTCTGTGAAAGAACAAGAGCAATTATTTTTTGAAGTCGGGGCGCAACGCAATCAAACCCCAGCCCAAAGAGCCGCCCTCAGTGCGCCACCAGGCCATAGTGAGCATCACACAGGTTATGCTGCGGATATCGGAGACGGAGCCGCACCCGCCACTAATCTCCAAGCTAACTTTGATCAAACCAAAGCTTTTGCCTGGCTACAAGCCAACGCCGCCCGCTTTGGTTTTGAGTTGTCTTTTCCTCAAGATAATATCCAAGGTGTGAGTTATGAACCTTGGCATTGGCGTTTCGTGGGCGATCGCCAAAGTTTAGAAACCTTCTATAAGGCCAGAAATTTGAAACCCGCTAAAGCATCACCATAA